The Mobula birostris isolate sMobBir1 chromosome 1, sMobBir1.hap1, whole genome shotgun sequence genome contains a region encoding:
- the rnf41l gene encoding RING finger protein 151, whose translation MGYDIERFIGYVNEGLLCCICRDVLENPLQAPCEHAFCTSCIHGWLIQNHNCPEDRQTLDTSMLRPLFRYMRNDLNRLQMWCRNKQHGCETICSLEAIDRHESECEYSRVPCLNAGCTVQVERRSLEAHMAVCECRSRECSNGCGYAILSADDAQHNCIAELRTELELLRSEMICKVEEVKHEMESRLDSQRRHMVQKESFLQNEIEELKSQLSRVMLDMRTLVAEERKHRQEVEQAELEKRELIELLKSWNKETRLLNGEGGSKRTTTVRPPNRMESIKRKPKEVTVI comes from the exons ATGGGATATGATATTGAACGATTTATCGGCTATGTAAACGAAGGTCTTTTGTGTTGCATTTGCCGAGACGTGTTGGAGAATCCATTACAAGCTCCATGTGAGCACGCCTTCTGTACGTCATGTATTCATGGGTGGCTCATACAGAACCACAACTGCCCTGAAGATCGGCAGACCCTGGACACATCCATGCTTCGACCACTATTCAG GTATATGCGAAATGATTTGAATCGGCTACAGATGTGGTGCAGAAATAAGCAAcacggctgtgaaacaatctgttCTTTAGAAGCGATTGACAGacatgaaagtgagtgtgaatacAGCCGGGTTCCCTGCTTAAATGCTG GTTGTACTGTTCAAGTAGAACGACGCAGTCTGGAAGCTCACATGGCAGTGTGTGAATGCCGAAGCCGGGAATGCTCTAATGGTTGTGGTTACGCCATACTCAGTGCAGATGACGCTCAGCACAACTGTATAGCGGAACTGAGGACGGAACTGGAATTGCTAAG GTCTGAGATGATTTGTAAAGTTGAAGAAGTAAAGCATGAAATGGAATCCCGTTTAGATTCTCAAAGAAGACACATGGTACAGAAAGAGAGCTTCCTGCAAAATGAAATCGAGGAGCTTAAA AGCCAGTTGTCTCGTGTGATGTTGGATATGCGGACACTGGTAGCCGAAGAAAGGAAGCATCGTCAGGAAGTGGAGCAAGCCGAACTGGAGAAGAGGGAGCTAATAGAGTTGCTAAAGAGCTGGAATAAAGAGACCAGGCTTCTCAATGGAGAAGGGGGCAGCAAGAGAACCACTACTGTCAGACCCCCCAACCGAATGGAAAGCATCAAACGGAAGCCGAAGGAGGTCACCGTTATCTAA